In a single window of the Micromonospora inositola genome:
- a CDS encoding zinc-binding dehydrogenase — translation MRDKVVVVSGPGRVELVERDAAELRDGTFRVETLYSGVSAGTELSYVKGTNPYLNVTWNADLGLFQPGKASTPYPVDRLGYMQVGRVAESRTPAIGVGTVGAMTYGHRTGYVADPVAERFVPLPEDLDPLLGIYVAHMGPICANGLLHAAADLCGTDVRSLGDGVRGRRVAVVGSGVVALLTALLARRHGAASVVVLDPTPQRREVAEALGLETLDPEADDPALVLKTRWNHSAGDRGADVVFQCRGQAWALHLALRLLRPQGTVIDLAFYQAGADEVRLGEEFHHNGLSLRCAQIGRVPRGLTPTWDRERLSAETIELLRQYGDLIRKHLVSAVVPFEEAPALLTDLAERRRSELQVVLTG, via the coding sequence ATGCGTGACAAGGTCGTGGTGGTCAGCGGCCCCGGGCGGGTGGAGCTGGTCGAGCGGGACGCCGCCGAGCTGCGGGACGGCACGTTCCGGGTGGAGACCCTTTACAGCGGCGTCTCCGCCGGCACCGAACTGAGCTACGTCAAGGGCACCAACCCCTACCTCAACGTCACCTGGAACGCCGACCTGGGCCTGTTCCAGCCCGGGAAGGCGAGCACGCCCTACCCGGTGGACCGGCTCGGCTACATGCAGGTGGGCCGGGTGGCGGAGAGCCGGACCCCGGCGATCGGGGTGGGGACCGTGGGCGCCATGACCTACGGCCACCGCACCGGGTACGTCGCCGACCCGGTCGCCGAACGCTTCGTGCCGCTGCCCGAGGACCTGGACCCGCTGCTCGGCATCTACGTCGCGCACATGGGTCCGATCTGCGCCAACGGCCTGCTGCACGCCGCCGCCGACCTGTGTGGCACCGACGTGCGCTCGCTCGGCGACGGCGTGCGCGGCCGCCGGGTCGCGGTCGTCGGCAGCGGCGTCGTCGCCCTGCTCACCGCGCTGCTCGCGAGGCGGCACGGGGCCGCCTCGGTGGTGGTGCTGGACCCGACCCCGCAGCGGCGGGAGGTGGCCGAGGCGCTCGGCCTGGAGACCCTCGACCCGGAGGCCGACGACCCGGCGCTGGTGCTCAAGACCCGGTGGAACCACTCCGCCGGCGACCGCGGCGCCGACGTGGTGTTCCAGTGCCGGGGTCAGGCCTGGGCGCTGCACCTCGCGCTGCGTCTGCTCCGCCCCCAGGGCACGGTCATCGACCTGGCCTTCTACCAGGCGGGTGCCGACGAGGTCCGGCTCGGCGAGGAGTTCCACCACAACGGCCTGTCGCTGCGCTGCGCCCAGATCGGGCGGGTGCCGCGCGGGCTCACCCCGACCTGGGACCGGGAGCGGCTCTCCGCGGAGACCATCGAGCTGCTCCGGCAGTACGGCGACCTGATCCGCAAGCATCTGGTCTCGGCGGTGGTGCCGTTCGAGGAGGCGCCGGCGCTACTGACCGATCTGGCCGAGCGGCGCCGGTCCGAGTTGCAGGTCGTGCTCACGGGCTGA